The following are from one region of the Roseimicrobium gellanilyticum genome:
- a CDS encoding alpha/beta hydrolase family protein, whose amino-acid sequence MPRGQIPCRAIALTLAMTCTTAMLPAQSPVPITNAERWLRAVKTPEFTTPATKEAWVKQRAEIRTTLQSLLGTFPPRPAIPQITTLSREEKDGYVLEKFRFENGLGMTVPGYLFLPTNAAASGKKSPAILYCHWHGGQYDIGKEELLQTNATPVPAGPTLAKLGYAVLGIDACCFGERNGEGPGGTTEKGSAGEMTAAKFQLWAGRTLWGVIVRDDLMALDYLCSRPEVDASRIGVTGISMGSTRSWWIMALDDRPRAAVNVACMTRYRDLASAQNLKAHGIYYFVPGMLQHFDSEAVIALAAPRPMLFMTGDQDSGSPISGIKAIEQKVKPIYQLHDSPAHFENIIYPGVGHVYLPEMWERTVQWMDKHVKTQP is encoded by the coding sequence ATGCCCAGAGGCCAGATTCCCTGCCGCGCCATCGCCCTGACCTTGGCCATGACATGCACCACCGCCATGCTACCCGCCCAGTCCCCCGTCCCCATCACCAACGCCGAGCGCTGGCTGCGCGCGGTGAAGACTCCAGAATTCACCACGCCTGCGACCAAAGAGGCATGGGTAAAGCAGCGTGCGGAGATACGCACCACCCTGCAATCGCTGCTGGGCACCTTCCCGCCCCGGCCTGCGATCCCTCAGATCACCACGCTCTCCCGCGAGGAAAAAGATGGCTACGTGCTGGAGAAGTTTCGCTTCGAGAACGGACTCGGCATGACCGTGCCGGGCTATCTTTTCCTGCCAACCAATGCTGCAGCCTCGGGGAAGAAGTCACCCGCTATCCTCTACTGTCACTGGCACGGCGGGCAGTATGACATCGGCAAGGAAGAGTTGTTGCAGACAAACGCAACACCGGTGCCCGCCGGGCCTACGCTGGCGAAGCTCGGCTATGCAGTACTGGGCATCGATGCGTGCTGCTTCGGCGAACGCAATGGTGAAGGTCCCGGTGGCACCACCGAGAAAGGTTCGGCAGGCGAAATGACCGCGGCCAAATTCCAGCTCTGGGCCGGACGCACCCTGTGGGGTGTCATCGTTCGCGACGACCTCATGGCCTTGGACTATCTCTGCTCGCGTCCGGAAGTGGATGCTTCGCGTATCGGCGTCACTGGCATCAGCATGGGCAGCACGCGGAGCTGGTGGATCATGGCACTCGACGACCGCCCGCGTGCCGCAGTGAATGTAGCCTGCATGACCCGCTACCGTGACCTCGCCAGCGCGCAGAATCTGAAGGCGCACGGCATCTATTACTTCGTGCCGGGGATGCTTCAGCACTTCGACAGCGAAGCCGTCATCGCCCTCGCTGCGCCGCGCCCCATGCTCTTCATGACGGGTGACCAGGATAGCGGCTCACCCATCAGTGGGATCAAGGCAATCGAGCAAAAGGTAAAGCCGATCTACCAACTTCACGACAGTCCTGCTCATTTTGAGAACATCATCTATCCCGGTGTGGGACACGTGTACCTGCCCGAGATGTGGGAGCGCACGGTGCAGTGGATGGACAAGCATGTGAAGACACAGCCTTGA
- a CDS encoding metallophosphoesterase family protein, with protein sequence MPCRFRLASVLALIASGASAHAQVERVWLTHQSNDPSRIVVNWETAKPLPSVVNYGLAAKYDRVATTEGLATRHHVEIAIPEKDVVWHYSVGSGEHATKDATFKGYPVEELRVAIVGDWGYAPGRDLSALKKDDVHLLITAGDNVPSLHEKGREGVKAFADLIDREPELFRGTPFMPILGNHDKEVKSRGPKPPPEAVYDVSATAYREFFALPGDEWKWHFDIPEFDVRFIATDIQHISDIGNTWQTCHAIDAQSEQFVWFRDLMGKTAQGFVFSLINEKQSSLAGATKGIWHEQFRKSSALITGFGYFAERAELDGGLPYFNTCLKGDGSPYKDAKAQFFKSEDNYLLLTFKKGAPSMTVQFKNLLGEVLDTRVIEKRKP encoded by the coding sequence ATGCCTTGTCGCTTTCGTCTTGCCAGTGTTCTAGCTCTGATTGCCTCCGGCGCATCCGCCCACGCTCAGGTTGAACGTGTATGGCTCACGCACCAGTCGAATGACCCCTCCCGCATCGTGGTGAATTGGGAGACCGCAAAACCTTTGCCCTCGGTGGTGAACTATGGCCTTGCTGCGAAGTACGATCGCGTAGCCACGACGGAAGGACTGGCGACGCGTCACCACGTGGAGATCGCCATCCCGGAGAAGGACGTGGTGTGGCACTACTCGGTGGGCAGTGGCGAGCACGCCACGAAGGATGCGACATTCAAAGGGTATCCGGTCGAGGAGTTGCGCGTGGCGATTGTAGGAGACTGGGGATATGCGCCGGGCAGGGATCTCAGCGCCTTGAAGAAGGATGATGTGCACCTGCTTATCACGGCAGGAGACAACGTGCCCAGCCTGCATGAGAAGGGGAGGGAGGGCGTGAAAGCTTTCGCGGACCTCATCGACCGCGAGCCGGAGCTTTTCCGCGGCACGCCTTTCATGCCCATTCTGGGGAATCATGACAAGGAAGTGAAGTCTCGCGGACCCAAACCGCCCCCCGAGGCAGTCTATGATGTGTCCGCTACCGCGTATCGCGAGTTCTTTGCCCTGCCTGGTGATGAGTGGAAGTGGCACTTCGACATTCCTGAATTCGACGTGCGTTTCATCGCCACGGACATCCAGCACATCTCAGATATTGGGAATACCTGGCAGACCTGCCATGCCATCGATGCGCAGTCGGAGCAATTTGTCTGGTTCCGTGATCTGATGGGCAAGACCGCGCAGGGCTTTGTGTTCAGCCTCATCAATGAAAAGCAGTCCTCACTGGCTGGTGCCACGAAAGGCATCTGGCATGAGCAGTTTCGCAAAAGCAGTGCCCTCATCACCGGTTTCGGTTACTTCGCCGAGCGCGCCGAGTTGGACGGTGGCCTGCCCTATTTCAATACCTGCCTGAAAGGCGATGGCTCTCCCTACAAAGATGCCAAGGCGCAGTTCTTCAAAAGCGAGGACAACTACCTGCTGCTCACCTTCAAAAAAGGCGCGCCCAGCATGACTGTGCAGTTCAAAAATCTGCTTGGTGAAGTGCTGGACACGCGGGTGATCGAAAAACGGAAGCCGTGA
- a CDS encoding glutathione peroxidase codes for MLAADSKSILDIPLKDIDGKDTSLKAYQGKVLLMVNVASQCGLTPQYQGLQGLYEQYKDKGLVVLGFPCNDFGAQEPGSNEEIKSFCSTNYKVTFPMFDKIHVKGPEQHPLYAALTGKDGAFPGDVGWNFGKFLIGKDGKPLQRFEPDTEPTDAGLMKAIEEALAAK; via the coding sequence ATGCTTGCTGCTGATTCCAAGTCCATCCTCGACATCCCGCTCAAAGACATCGACGGCAAGGACACCTCGCTGAAGGCATATCAGGGGAAAGTCCTGCTCATGGTGAATGTGGCCTCGCAGTGCGGCCTCACGCCGCAGTATCAGGGACTGCAAGGGCTCTACGAGCAGTATAAAGACAAGGGATTGGTGGTGCTCGGATTTCCCTGCAATGACTTCGGCGCACAGGAGCCCGGGTCCAACGAGGAGATCAAATCTTTCTGCAGCACGAACTACAAGGTGACCTTCCCCATGTTCGACAAGATCCATGTGAAAGGCCCTGAGCAGCACCCGCTCTATGCCGCGCTCACCGGCAAGGATGGCGCTTTCCCGGGCGATGTAGGCTGGAACTTCGGCAAGTTCCTCATCGGAAAGGACGGCAAGCCACTGCAGCGCTTCGAGCCGGACACGGAGCCTACCGATGCTGGCTTGATGAAGGCAATTGAAGAAGCGCTGGCGGCGAAGTAG
- a CDS encoding DNA-3-methyladenine glycosylase, with amino-acid sequence MQIKRMLGRDFFQRDVLTVARELVGVELVWHGCSGIIVETEAYGAEYDEACHTATRPSARQFVLNEPPGAAYVYFNYGMYWLFNLLVKGGRRDGLILIRALEPVSGIKEMQRRRGREKVTELCSGPGKLAVAMGITGSDHRTPMAGRGRPTGVGLRIPKTGLAHEVAEDIRVGISKAVNHPWRYLARGNPNVSVPHGKVKVPGLESK; translated from the coding sequence GTGCAAATCAAGCGAATGCTCGGCCGTGACTTCTTCCAACGTGATGTGCTCACCGTGGCGCGTGAGCTGGTGGGGGTGGAACTCGTGTGGCACGGGTGCAGCGGCATCATCGTGGAGACGGAGGCCTACGGCGCAGAGTATGACGAGGCCTGCCACACGGCCACACGGCCGAGTGCGCGACAGTTCGTACTGAACGAGCCTCCCGGCGCCGCCTACGTCTATTTCAACTATGGCATGTACTGGCTCTTCAACCTTCTGGTCAAAGGCGGCCGGCGGGATGGGCTTATCCTCATCCGGGCCTTGGAGCCTGTGAGCGGCATTAAGGAGATGCAACGGCGTCGTGGCCGGGAGAAGGTCACGGAGCTGTGCAGCGGACCAGGCAAACTCGCGGTGGCCATGGGAATCACGGGCTCCGACCATCGAACACCGATGGCGGGACGGGGCCGGCCAACGGGCGTGGGCTTGCGCATTCCCAAGACCGGGCTTGCGCATGAGGTGGCAGAGGATATCCGCGTGGGCATCAGCAAGGCGGTGAATCATCCCTGGCGCTACCTTGCAAGGGGCAATCCGAATGTGAGTGTGCCGCATGGGAAGGTGAAGGTGCCGGGCTTGGAGAGTAAGTGA
- a CDS encoding Wadjet anti-phage system protein JetA family protein produces MQDASLSERLARTVSADFFRPLTRPSAPVSVDCAQRLIEEAGLAGRLPFSEARQIIREVLASHPQVALADDEGALLRDVGQRAGMFMNRLLAAGWLEEQTLGLQDRRIIVTPGLRLLMGMLRALAEDEIAELRTFADTLRGVCETLERPQVLDADVHTGDSLRATINDLSQRLDLAVNQLYSVEKLIAGFEAQQRQSDSPAQTLKLFYLDFAQGQHMVCYDVLSKGGLLSRLRSARALVAAQQDDPLVRERLAEGIREHFGYDAPESVLRARQVLATLERSLGGLGDIARAIDERMAAFNRLSQQRYRYQTEVRGRRPELVKAYCEAINATHRGEHFRDLSNMPADFKPLCPEVKLFFGTGALWKGRNRRPPVDLKFNAGRATPEDEASALEAMRQRQRLALTPMRAARLVARMLPGKKASAGTDAFSVSSTDELLDLLATVAYDHAQDEQGRMVRWKIASERLKSGLEPEKVIRDEQLEWKVDRFNLTRTS; encoded by the coding sequence GTGCAGGATGCATCTCTCAGCGAACGACTCGCGCGCACGGTGTCAGCGGACTTTTTCCGGCCGCTGACCCGTCCCTCAGCGCCGGTGTCGGTGGATTGTGCCCAGCGCTTAATCGAGGAGGCTGGATTGGCGGGCAGATTGCCCTTCAGCGAAGCACGGCAGATCATCCGTGAAGTGCTGGCGAGCCACCCACAGGTGGCACTGGCGGATGACGAGGGTGCTCTGCTCCGGGATGTGGGCCAGCGGGCTGGGATGTTCATGAACCGCCTCCTCGCTGCCGGCTGGCTGGAGGAGCAGACCTTGGGACTGCAGGACCGCCGCATCATCGTGACGCCGGGCCTTCGCCTGCTCATGGGCATGCTGAGGGCACTTGCGGAGGATGAAATCGCTGAGCTGCGCACCTTCGCGGATACCTTGCGTGGGGTTTGCGAGACGCTTGAACGGCCGCAGGTGCTGGATGCGGATGTACACACCGGCGACTCGCTGCGGGCGACGATCAACGATCTCAGCCAGCGCCTCGATCTCGCCGTGAATCAGCTCTACTCGGTGGAGAAGCTGATTGCGGGATTCGAAGCGCAGCAGCGTCAGTCAGACTCTCCCGCGCAGACGCTGAAGCTCTTCTACCTCGACTTCGCCCAAGGACAGCACATGGTCTGCTATGATGTGCTGAGCAAGGGAGGCCTGCTCTCGCGCTTGCGTTCTGCAAGAGCTCTCGTGGCCGCGCAGCAGGACGATCCCCTCGTGCGCGAGCGGCTGGCAGAAGGCATCCGTGAGCACTTCGGATACGATGCCCCGGAGTCCGTGTTGCGTGCACGGCAGGTGCTGGCAACGCTGGAGCGCAGTCTTGGCGGCCTGGGAGACATCGCGCGCGCGATCGATGAACGCATGGCGGCGTTCAATCGCCTGTCCCAGCAGCGCTACCGCTATCAAACTGAAGTACGCGGCAGAAGACCGGAATTGGTGAAGGCCTATTGTGAGGCCATCAACGCCACGCACCGTGGCGAGCATTTCCGCGATCTGTCCAACATGCCTGCGGACTTCAAGCCGCTGTGTCCCGAGGTGAAGCTCTTCTTTGGCACCGGCGCGTTGTGGAAGGGAAGGAATCGGCGTCCCCCGGTGGATCTCAAGTTCAACGCAGGTCGCGCCACGCCCGAGGACGAGGCCTCCGCGTTGGAAGCCATGCGGCAGCGGCAGCGTCTCGCCCTCACACCCATGCGCGCCGCGCGTTTGGTGGCGAGGATGTTGCCGGGCAAGAAGGCCTCCGCAGGCACTGATGCGTTCAGCGTCAGCAGCACGGATGAGCTTCTGGATCTGCTGGCCACCGTCGCCTACGATCATGCGCAGGATGAGCAGGGGCGCATGGTGCGCTGGAAGATCGCGAGTGAGCGGCTGAAGTCTGGCCTGGAGCCCGAGAAGGTGATACGCGATGAGCAACTTGAGTGGAAGGTGGACCGCTTTAACCTGACAAGAACTTCATGA
- a CDS encoding DUF4194 domain-containing protein produces the protein MTIERTDPLWPSFWHEVPVEDRAPMRDILADLLSHGVLLGDTGSGRELLLVAREHQHRLADYLAPLGLELVLDEEVPLLQARPRTESCQLLGSFNKYETLMLLTLWRVWDEAQTSGLSSAVTLTLDELYEKLRVYFEDIERPERTQLEDALGKLKRHRLIRTRRPDDSEAPGETIIEVLPSLARVIPFDSIEQWSERAQLVSPTAAVGEEVSTGGASAV, from the coding sequence ATGACCATTGAGAGAACGGATCCCCTGTGGCCCAGCTTCTGGCACGAGGTGCCGGTGGAGGATCGTGCGCCGATGCGCGACATCCTGGCGGACCTGCTGAGCCATGGCGTGCTGCTAGGAGATACCGGCAGTGGACGCGAGCTCCTCCTGGTGGCACGGGAGCATCAGCATCGGCTTGCGGATTACCTGGCACCTCTGGGCCTGGAGCTCGTGCTGGATGAAGAGGTCCCGTTGCTCCAGGCACGTCCGCGCACGGAGTCGTGTCAGCTTCTCGGCTCTTTCAATAAGTATGAAACCCTCATGCTGCTGACCCTCTGGCGTGTGTGGGATGAGGCGCAGACGAGTGGACTCAGTTCTGCCGTTACGCTCACCCTGGATGAATTATACGAGAAGCTGCGCGTGTACTTTGAGGACATCGAAAGGCCCGAGCGCACGCAGCTTGAGGATGCGCTGGGCAAACTGAAGCGCCATCGCCTGATTCGCACCCGCCGGCCAGATGACTCGGAGGCTCCCGGTGAGACTATCATTGAGGTCCTGCCATCGCTCGCGCGTGTGATACCCTTTGATTCCATCGAGCAGTGGAGTGAGCGCGCTCAACTGGTCTCGCCCACTGCGGCCGTAGGAGAGGAAGTTTCGACCGGAGGTGCGTCCGCAGTATGA
- a CDS encoding SbcC/MukB-like Walker B domain-containing protein translates to MNSPRRITLSRIVAVNWYGYRQFIDVNGLSLITGANGSGKSALLDLIQFVMLGEQLSRFNKAAAGAGSGRTLRGYCLCDTNTISRDGNERFLRSSGVTFAALEFSAPPNAAGDIPRQTWGARIEYDSPTAKGSIRWFRAPRRMEKSDFLRMDLHGEEEFLSDEEFRVHLKRDLEGDCWEHQRTYLEEMRQRTGLHFDREQMNKTLPKAMAFQPESNFEAFIRDYLLEVSLPDVRAVKASVEAHNRAKAHLEKMHDQHQRLGRICQLHEAAASHRRESALWYHLADALQHEEALEKLEGARQMLRKITEDSAQQVRDREDAITERNELEDQLTEVRLVVGNDSQLARLSENRERLRKLKEELAELREARKTASQFLQTHGMHWKNWLRLAESLHVDVPREVHELLGVIRGNDESKGLDAVARLGRQGDELLEIARERLRELRSEIEKLESRERELQRDLEHYREGRSAPSPLLDALRARGQKVSALGRVVEVKAEAEAWWPLLESLLAQDRQAILPEDFAAAWEEAQRTPSPAEPLIHLEEARAKMKKNSVQAGSVREFLETKHAGASVYLDGLLGDLMPVDHTHGLTEHPRALSRDGWLKDPPRRVRLVPAKELTLGEEGLRRMREVRETELRTVREQLSVVRRQHADWQGWANQAETHGLIHPTPPDVGSALRRLPEVEKECHTLDETIRLLATPEREATVEKLRKLESAFKGASERAIRLEERLGHLDLQQRELRDRIATLEEEESSLLLNRHTSRAKLTGVLETEITTRLTTAKSEKGSWSKKREAAIVVANHEANRGAEATRQRDAERQQFAVAHPDIAEAFDTQDEDNERYASRLRQLAEQELDRYKAEAAQAQKEWEERLQHQVLDVLKEKLDEADRTKRELNKAMAHDIGGMRYQITSQKDRTHTAIWELVDGGIPTGEQLALFNHSKREELEKAKLELMAAIEAADNPEDKRGQRALDYRYYHHWDIEARPTGKGDGAAISLNKSAKKQSGGENQAPFFVATLAAFHRVYDVSTPNGPPTLGLVVMDEAFSKLSGDRIDDCLELAQNFGLQLVMAFPEDRLPTMIEHADTVVQCRVERSYDDATGSVSDIQNWVVRVDRDRLREAFA, encoded by the coding sequence ATGAATTCGCCCCGCCGCATCACCCTGAGCCGCATCGTCGCGGTGAACTGGTACGGTTACCGCCAGTTCATTGATGTGAATGGTCTCTCGCTCATCACCGGAGCCAATGGTTCTGGGAAGAGCGCGCTGCTGGACCTCATCCAGTTTGTCATGCTGGGGGAGCAACTCAGCCGGTTCAACAAAGCCGCGGCGGGAGCTGGCAGCGGTCGTACGTTGCGTGGGTATTGCCTGTGCGATACGAACACCATCAGTCGCGATGGCAACGAACGCTTCCTCAGGTCGAGTGGCGTGACGTTTGCCGCGCTGGAATTTTCCGCTCCTCCCAATGCTGCTGGGGACATTCCACGGCAGACCTGGGGCGCACGCATCGAGTACGATAGTCCCACGGCAAAAGGCAGCATCCGCTGGTTCCGCGCGCCGCGCCGCATGGAGAAGTCTGACTTCCTCCGCATGGATTTGCACGGCGAAGAGGAGTTTCTCTCGGATGAGGAATTTCGCGTGCACCTGAAGCGTGATCTTGAGGGAGATTGCTGGGAGCACCAGCGCACTTATCTGGAGGAGATGCGCCAGCGCACGGGCCTGCATTTCGACCGGGAGCAGATGAACAAGACGTTGCCGAAGGCGATGGCATTCCAGCCGGAGAGCAACTTCGAGGCGTTCATCCGCGACTACTTGCTGGAAGTTTCCCTGCCGGACGTACGCGCGGTGAAAGCCAGTGTGGAGGCGCACAACCGTGCCAAGGCCCACTTGGAGAAGATGCATGACCAGCACCAGCGTCTGGGGCGCATCTGCCAGCTTCATGAAGCTGCGGCGTCACATCGCCGGGAGTCAGCCCTGTGGTATCACCTCGCGGATGCGCTGCAGCATGAGGAAGCTCTGGAGAAGCTGGAGGGGGCCCGTCAGATGTTGCGCAAGATCACGGAAGACAGCGCGCAGCAAGTGCGCGACCGTGAGGATGCCATCACCGAGCGCAATGAATTGGAGGACCAACTCACGGAAGTGCGTCTCGTGGTGGGGAATGATTCCCAGCTCGCCCGGCTCAGTGAGAATCGCGAACGCCTGCGCAAGCTGAAGGAGGAGCTGGCGGAGCTGCGTGAAGCTCGCAAGACCGCGTCCCAGTTCCTGCAGACGCACGGTATGCACTGGAAGAACTGGCTGCGTCTCGCGGAGTCCCTGCATGTGGATGTCCCACGCGAGGTGCATGAATTGCTGGGTGTGATCCGCGGCAATGATGAATCGAAGGGGTTGGATGCCGTGGCGCGCCTGGGAAGACAGGGGGACGAGCTCCTGGAGATTGCCCGGGAGCGTCTCCGCGAGTTGCGCAGTGAGATTGAGAAGCTCGAGTCACGGGAGCGTGAATTGCAGCGCGATCTGGAACATTATCGAGAGGGGCGGTCCGCGCCTTCACCACTGCTGGATGCTTTGAGAGCGCGTGGGCAGAAGGTCTCGGCCCTGGGCCGTGTCGTCGAGGTGAAGGCGGAGGCGGAGGCCTGGTGGCCGCTGCTGGAGAGCCTGCTCGCTCAGGATCGACAGGCCATTTTGCCGGAGGACTTCGCCGCAGCTTGGGAGGAAGCGCAACGCACACCAAGCCCGGCTGAGCCGCTCATTCACTTGGAAGAAGCCCGCGCCAAAATGAAAAAGAACTCCGTGCAGGCAGGCAGCGTGCGGGAGTTCCTGGAGACGAAGCATGCCGGCGCCTCGGTGTATCTGGATGGCTTGCTGGGGGACCTCATGCCGGTGGATCACACCCACGGGCTTACGGAGCATCCACGTGCCCTGAGTCGCGATGGTTGGCTGAAGGACCCGCCTCGACGTGTGAGGCTCGTCCCTGCGAAAGAGCTGACTTTGGGTGAGGAGGGGCTGCGCCGCATGCGTGAGGTGCGGGAGACGGAACTGCGCACCGTGCGTGAGCAGCTCTCCGTGGTCCGCCGCCAGCATGCCGACTGGCAGGGCTGGGCAAACCAGGCGGAAACTCATGGTCTGATACACCCCACACCACCGGACGTGGGGTCTGCCCTGCGCCGTCTGCCGGAGGTGGAGAAGGAGTGCCACACGTTGGATGAGACCATCCGCCTGCTGGCCACACCCGAGCGCGAAGCCACCGTGGAGAAGCTGCGCAAGCTCGAGTCCGCTTTCAAGGGCGCCTCCGAGCGTGCCATCCGTCTGGAAGAGCGCCTTGGTCATCTGGATCTCCAGCAGCGTGAGCTGCGGGATCGCATTGCCACTCTGGAGGAAGAGGAGAGCTCCCTTCTGCTCAACAGGCATACCAGCCGTGCGAAGCTCACAGGAGTGCTGGAAACAGAAATCACCACGCGCCTCACCACGGCCAAGTCTGAGAAGGGTTCCTGGTCGAAGAAGAGGGAGGCTGCCATTGTTGTCGCCAATCACGAGGCGAATCGTGGAGCGGAGGCCACACGGCAGCGCGATGCCGAGCGTCAGCAGTTTGCCGTGGCTCATCCGGATATCGCGGAAGCGTTCGATACGCAGGACGAAGACAACGAGCGCTACGCCTCCCGCCTGCGTCAGCTTGCCGAGCAGGAACTGGATCGCTACAAGGCTGAGGCCGCGCAGGCACAGAAGGAGTGGGAGGAACGCCTGCAGCATCAGGTGCTGGACGTGCTGAAGGAGAAGCTGGATGAAGCTGATCGCACCAAGCGTGAGCTGAACAAAGCGATGGCCCATGACATCGGTGGCATGCGCTACCAGATCACCAGCCAGAAGGATCGCACGCACACGGCCATCTGGGAACTGGTGGATGGCGGTATTCCGACCGGGGAGCAGCTCGCCCTCTTCAATCACTCCAAGCGCGAAGAGCTGGAGAAGGCCAAGCTGGAGCTCATGGCGGCCATCGAAGCGGCGGACAATCCCGAGGACAAGCGTGGCCAGCGCGCCTTGGACTATCGCTACTACCATCACTGGGACATCGAAGCCCGGCCCACCGGCAAGGGAGATGGCGCGGCCATCTCGCTGAACAAGAGTGCGAAGAAACAGAGCGGTGGTGAAAACCAGGCCCCCTTCTTCGTGGCCACTCTGGCGGCGTTCCATCGTGTGTATGACGTGAGCACACCCAATGGTCCGCCCACCCTCGGCCTCGTCGTCATGGATGAGGCCTTCAGCAAGCTCTCCGGCGATCGCATTGATGACTGCCTGGAGCTCGCACAGAACTTCGGCCTGCAACTCGTCATGGCTTTCCCGGAAGATCGCCTGCCCACGATGATCGAGCACGCGGATACCGTGGTGCAATGCCGTGTGGAGCGTTCCTATGACGATGCCACTGGATCGGTGAGTGACATCCAGAACTGGGTGGTGCGTGTGGATCGGGATCGTCTACGGGAGGCCTTTGCATGA
- a CDS encoding Wadjet anti-phage system protein JetD domain-containing protein: MAEREAIALEKEGRLKLVRHRYRKYRIEKIALPLESEVWLTSLFGGKVGSERLERSFAILRQNCARLHLRYPQEWVALCNHIQMSWETGETCRPFSWRHPELVERAFDSLFALTSKDWRPGIRERIASELLGWGSKGIEERRAELDAALVLMFGEPFSLESLGLVGTLSRVIVQGPLVIHFADGSSHDTSSLQGPATITHADLLRATHATTAAARLLSIENEKSTFADACTANREGDTLLLATSYPTAATLRLLELLSEELPHFHFGDTDVSGYAILNALRQRSPRPVHPFLMVWEDDVASKALSEYDQRLLPALLESDLLEDCREQLERIKYAGRKGRFEQERYGIPELPTWPFWRASAPFRKFPLCSHNPEDVF, from the coding sequence GTGGCAGAACGTGAAGCCATCGCGCTGGAGAAGGAAGGGAGGCTCAAGCTGGTGCGCCATCGTTATCGGAAGTATCGCATTGAGAAGATTGCGTTGCCGCTGGAGTCGGAAGTATGGCTTACCAGCTTGTTTGGGGGGAAGGTGGGAAGCGAACGGCTCGAACGGAGTTTTGCAATTCTCCGTCAGAACTGCGCACGCCTGCATCTCCGGTATCCCCAAGAATGGGTCGCATTGTGTAATCACATTCAAATGTCATGGGAGACGGGGGAAACATGTCGACCGTTTTCGTGGCGGCATCCTGAGTTGGTTGAAAGAGCTTTCGATTCGTTGTTCGCGCTCACCTCAAAGGATTGGCGGCCTGGCATTCGCGAGCGAATCGCCAGCGAATTGCTCGGATGGGGATCAAAGGGCATCGAGGAACGGCGAGCTGAATTGGACGCCGCTTTGGTTCTTATGTTCGGCGAGCCATTCAGTCTGGAATCACTTGGCCTGGTTGGTACTCTCAGTCGTGTGATCGTGCAGGGGCCGCTTGTGATTCACTTCGCGGACGGTTCCTCCCATGACACATCCAGCCTGCAAGGTCCTGCCACCATTACCCATGCAGATCTCCTGCGGGCTACCCATGCCACCACGGCGGCCGCTCGCCTGCTGAGCATTGAGAACGAGAAGAGCACGTTCGCCGATGCTTGCACCGCCAATCGCGAAGGCGATACCCTGCTGCTCGCCACGTCCTATCCCACCGCCGCCACGCTCCGCCTGCTGGAGCTGCTGTCGGAGGAGCTTCCCCATTTTCACTTCGGCGATACAGATGTGTCAGGTTATGCCATCCTTAATGCACTTCGGCAGCGAAGTCCTCGTCCGGTACACCCCTTTCTAATGGTTTGGGAAGATGATGTAGCTTCCAAGGCGCTGAGTGAGTACGATCAACGTCTGCTGCCTGCTCTCTTGGAGAGCGATTTGCTGGAGGACTGCCGCGAGCAACTTGAGCGCATCAAATATGCCGGGCGCAAAGGTCGGTTCGAGCAGGAACGGTACGGAATACCTGAGCTGCCGACATGGCCTTTTTGGAGGGCATCCGCACCCTTCAGAAAATTCCCCCTTTGCAGTCACAATCCAGAAGATGTATTTTGA
- a CDS encoding addiction module protein, whose product MNVDELAPEALKLPIRERAILAAFLWESLDDPYAKVEDLDDEEALALAEKRDEEIESGAVKPLTHAELMSRLRK is encoded by the coding sequence ATGAATGTGGACGAACTTGCGCCAGAGGCCCTGAAGCTGCCCATCCGTGAGCGAGCCATCCTGGCGGCCTTTCTTTGGGAAAGCCTGGATGATCCGTATGCCAAGGTGGAGGATCTTGACGATGAAGAAGCTCTGGCTCTAGCCGAGAAACGGGATGAGGAAATTGAGTCTGGTGCAGTTAAGCCTTTGACTCATGCGGAGCTGATGAGTCGTCTTCGGAAATGA
- a CDS encoding type II toxin-antitoxin system RelE/ParE family toxin, which translates to MRIEYHPSVAEELEEIHHFYESRSPGLGDEFVNEFERQVMRIASMPERWMVVRRDIRRSMMKRFPYVIFFRWIPEDVVRVTVVKHEHRHPSYGMQRR; encoded by the coding sequence ATGAGGATCGAGTATCATCCTTCTGTAGCAGAAGAGCTTGAGGAGATTCATCACTTCTACGAATCGCGTTCGCCAGGGTTGGGAGATGAGTTCGTAAATGAATTCGAACGGCAGGTGATGCGCATTGCCTCTATGCCAGAGCGTTGGATGGTTGTGCGGAGAGACATCCGACGCTCAATGATGAAGAGGTTTCCTTACGTTATCTTCTTTCGGTGGATTCCCGAAGATGTTGTTCGAGTCACGGTGGTGAAGCACGAACATCGGCACCCGTCCTACGGGATGCAGCGGCGATGA